Proteins encoded in a region of the Limanda limanda chromosome 17, fLimLim1.1, whole genome shotgun sequence genome:
- the stk17al gene encoding serine/threonine kinase 17a like: protein MRIVLLQDATSMPGPAKMSKNGMVTKIHTRIRCDPFMSSYDLVGKELGRGKFAVVKKCIEKATGKQYAAKFLRKRRKGEDCRMDVLNEISVLESAKANPYVVALHEVYETNTEIILVLECAAGGEIFNQCVADNDEAFTEKDVIRLAKQILNGVAFLHRNNVVHLDLKPQNVLLTSAIPLGDIRIVDFGLSRRMDDITEVREILGTPEYVAPEILNYEPISTATDMWSIGVLTYVMLTGESPFLGDEKQETFLNISQVNVDYSQDTFDGISSLAVDFIKSLLVKNPRKRATAEECLKHPWLNPLPHPHSHPHLHTRTASSLDEPETSQSESEPESPAPSPELDLIGSYLGRPGQGGLKAGRSAFSFGETQFLTLPEIQQELIC, encoded by the exons ATGAGGATTGTTTTGCTCCAAGACGCGACTTCAATGCCAGGTCCAGCCAAGATGAGCAAAAACGGAATGGTGACCAAGATCCACACGCGGATAAGATGTGACCCGTTCATGTCCAGCTACGACCTGGTGGGCAAAGAGCTCGGCAG GGGAAAGTTTGCGGTGGTGAAGAAGTGCATCGAGAAGGCAACGGGGAAGCAGTACGCTGCCAAGTTCCTGCGAAAGCGACGGAAGGGTGAGGACTGCCGCATGGACGTCTTGAACGAGATTTCCGTGCTGGAGTCGGCCAAGGCCAACCCGTATGTGGTGGCGCTGCACGAGGTCTACGAAACCAACACTGAAATCATCCTCGTCCTCGAGTG CGCCGCCGGCGGTGAAATCTTCAACCAGTGCGTGGCTGATAACGACGAGGCCTTCACAGAGAAAGATGTGATCCGGCTGGCCAAGCAGATCCTGAATGGGGTGGCCTTCCTCCATCGAAACAACGTGGTGCATCTGGATCTAAAA CCCCAGAATGTCCTGCTGACCAGTGCCATTCCTCTCGGGGACATTCGTATTGTGGACTTTGGCTTGTCCAGACGCATGGACGACATCACAGAAGTCAGGGAGATCCTGGGAACGCCCGAGTATGTTG CACCAGAGATCCTGAACTATGAACCCATCAGCACCGCGACAGACATGTG gAGTATCGGGGTCCTGACCTACGTCATGCTGACAGGCGAGTCTCCTTTTCTTGGTGACGAGAAGCAGGAGACATTCCTCAACATCTCCCAAGTCAACGTGGACTACTCGCAAGACACATTTGATGGAATCTCCTCCCTGGCTGTCGACTTCATCAAGTCCCTGTTGGTTAAAAACCCCAG gaagAGAGCCACGGCAGAAGAATGCCTCAAACACCCCTGGCTGAACCCgctcccccacccccactcccACCCACATCTCCACACCAGGACGGCCTCGTCTCTGGACGAGCCGGAGACCAGCCAGTCCGAGTCGGAGCCCGagagccccgccccctccccgGAGCTGGACCTGATCGGCTCGTACCTGGGGCGCCCGGGCCAGGGGGGGCTGAAGGCGGGCCGCAGCGCCTTCTCCTTCGGCGAGACCCAGTTCCTCACGCTGCCTGAAATCCAGCAGGAGCTGATCTGCTGA